The window AAGGCGGCGCGGACGTGAATCTGGCCGAAGACGGCGAGGACACGCTGCTGAGCTATACGGTCAACGCGCAGGTCGGCGGCAAGCTGGCGGCGCTTGGCAGCCGGTTGATCGATTCGACCTCGAAAAAGCTGGCGGCGAAATTCTTTGAGAATTTTCAGACCTATCTGAACGAGCGCGGGGCAGGGCAAGCATCCTGACAACCCGCCTATCGCCGGTGGGGGTCATGGCCCGCCGGCAAGACTGAACCCTAGGGAGGATTATAATGACCAAGGTGAGCATGACGGTGAACGGCAAGGCGGTCAGCCGCGACGTGCCGGACAATACGCTTCTCGTCGAATATCTGCGCGAGGGCCTGCGCCTGACCGGCACTCATGTCGGCTGCGACACGACCCAATGCGGCGCCTGCGTGGTGCATGTGAACGGCAAATCGGTGAAATCCTGCACGCAGCTTGCAGCCTCGCTGGACGGCGCCGAGGTGACCACCATCGAGGGCATTGCCGCTGGCAATGATCTGCATCCGATGCAGGTGGCGTTCAACGACCATCACGGGCTGCAATGCGGTTATTGCACGCCTGGCATGATCATGACCGGCATCGATATGGTGAACCGCTATCAGGCCGAGGGCAAGGATCTGACCGAAGAGGCGATCCGCTTTGAGCTGGAGGGCAATATCTGCCGCTGCACGGGTTACCACAATATCGTCAAGGCCATCGACGACGCCGCGGGCAAGATGTCCAGCGTCGCCAAGGCGGCAGAATAAGGGGAGGACACGCAAATGAGCACCGGAATCGGCGCGCGCGTCAAGCGCAAAGAAGACAAGCGGTTCACCACCGGCAAGGGCCGCTATACCGACGATGTGCGGGTGGATAATCAGGCCTATGCCTGCTTTGTCCGCAGCCCGATGGCACATGCCAAGGTAACCGGCATCGACAAGGCGGCGGCGGAAGCCATGGAAGGCGTGATCGCCGTGCTGGACGGTCATCAACTGACCGGCGACGGCATCGGCAACCTGATCTGTGGCTGGGCCGTCAGTTCCAAGGATGGCAGCCCGATGAACATGGGCGCATGGTCCGCATTGGCCACCGACCGCGTGCGCTATGTTGGCGACGCGGTCGCCATCGTCATTGCCGAAACACGCCAGCAGGCCCGCGATGCCGCCGAGGCGGTCGAGGTCGATTATGATGAACTGCCGGTTTCGGTTCGCTCTGACGGCGCACTGGAATCGAGTGCCGAACAGATCCATGAAAACGCGCCGGGCAACCTGTGCTTTGACTGGGAAATCGGTGACGAGGCCGCAACCGATGCGGCGCTTGCTGGTGCCGCGCACATCACCGAACTGGATGTGGTGAACAACCGCCTCAGCCCCAACCCGATGGAGCCGCGCAGCGCCGTGGCCATCTATGACACGGCCGAGGATCACTACACCCTCTATACCACCAGCCAGAACCCGCATGTCGCGCGTCTGGTGCTGTCGGCATTCTACAACGTCGCGCCGGAACACAAGCTGCGGGTGATCGCGCCTGATGTGGGCGGCGGCTTCGGAGCAAAGATCTATATCTATCCCGAGGAAATTACCTGCCTCTGGGCGTCGATGAAGACCGGGCGTTCGGTAAAATGGACCTCGGATCGGTCCGAGGCGTTCCTGACCGATTGCCATGGCCGCGACCATATCACCAATGCGCGGATGGGCTTTGACGCCGATGGCAAGATTGTCGGTTTCAAGGTCGACACCAAGGCCAATCTGGGCGCTTACATGTCGCTGTTTTCCAGCGCCACGCCGACCTATCTGTACGCCACGCTTTTGTCGGGGCAGTACGATATCCAGAACGTCTATGGCAATGTGAAGGGTGTCTATACCAACACCGTGCCGGTTGACGCCTATCGCGGTGCTGGCCGCCCCGAGGCGACGTTCGTGGTCGAACGGATGATGGAAACGGCTGCGCGTGAATTGGGTATGGACCCGGCTGAACTGCGTCGCCGCAACTTCATCCAGTCCTTCCCGCATCAGACGCCTGTCATCATGACCTATGATGCGGGCGATTTCCCGGGCAACCTGGAGATCGGCCAGAAAGCCGCCGATGTGGCAGGCTTCCCGGCCCGCAAGGCCGAGGCAGAGGCCCGCGGCAAGCTGCGCGGTCTGGGCTATTCCTGCTATATCGAGGCCTGCGGCATCGCGCCCTCGGCCGCGGTCGGCAGCCTTGGCGCAGGCGTCGGCCTGTGGGAATCGGCAGAGGTTCGGGTAAACCCGGTCGGCACCATCGAGATCCTGACGGGCAGCCACAGCCACGGTCAGGGGCACGAGACGACTTTCGCCCAGATCGTCGGTGAACGCTTTGGTCTGCCCATCGAAAACGTGTCCATCGTGCATGGCGACACCGACAAGGTGCAGTTCGGCATGGGCACCTATGGTTCGCGTTCTGGCGCGGTCGGCATGTCGGCCATCGTCAAGGCGATGGACAAGGTCGAAGCCAAGGTCAAGAAGATCGCGGCCCATGTGCTGGAAGCCAGCGAAGACGATATCGTCATCGAAGGCGGCGAGGTCAAAGTCGCGGGCACCGACAAGGCGATGGCCTGGCACGAGGTCGGGCTGGCCGCCTATACCGCCCATAACCTGCCCGAGGGGCTGGAGCCGGGGCTGAAGGAAACCGCGTTCTACGATCCCGTGAACTTTACCTTCCCGGCAGGCTGCTACATCGCCGAGGTCGAGGTCGACCCCGAAACCGGTGTGACAGAGATCGTGCAATTCACTGCAGCGGATGATTTCGGCACCATCATCAACCCGATGATCGTCGAGGGTCAGGTCCATGGCGGGGCGACGCAGGGCATCGGTCAGGCCATGCTGGAAGGCGTCGTCTATGACGACAGCGGTCAGCTGATCACCGGGTCCTATATGGACTACTGCATGCCGCGCGCCGACGATGTGCCGTTCTACAAGATCGAGCACAACACCACGATCTGTCCGGGCAACCCGCTTGGCATCAAGGGCTGTGGCGAGGCAGGGGCCATCGGTACGCCGCCCGCCATCATCAACGCGATCACCGACGCCATCGGCAATAACGACCTGCAGATGCCGGCCACACCGCTAAAGGTCTGGACCGCGTTGCAGGCCGCAAAGAAACCCATGGCAGCGGAATAAGGAGGGCCATCAGATGTATCAGACCAAGTATCACAAGCCCGCAAGCGTCGATGACGCCATCGCTGCGCTGAACGGGGCCGAGGACGGGAAATTCCTGTCCGGTGGCCAGACCCTGCTGGCCACGATGAAACAGCGCCTGGCCGCGCCGACCGATCTGGTCGATTTGCGGGGCCTTCCCGACATGGTCGGGATCAGCGTCGATGGCGACACCGTCACCATCGGTGCCGCGACCACCCATGCCGAAGTCGCGGCCAATGCCGATCTGGCGCAGGCAATCCCCGCGCTGTCGGCACTGGCCCTGCTGATCGGTGATCCGGCAGTGCGTCATATGGGTACCATTGGCGGTTCTTTGGCCAATAATGATCCGGCGGCGGACTATCCTGCCGCCGTTCTGGGCCTGAACGGCACAATCGTCACCAATCAGCGCGAAATCCCGGGCGAAGAGTATTTCCAGGGGTTGTTCACCACTGCGCTGGATGAGGATGAGGTCATCACGGCGATCCGCTTTCCCCGGCCCAAACGTGCCAGCTATCAGAAGTTCGCCAACCCGGCGTCACGCTTTGCACTGGTTGGGGTGATGGTGGCGGAAACAGCCGATGGACCGCGTGTGGCGGTGACGGGTGCCGGCTCGGACGGTGTGTTCCGTGCCGAGGCACTTGAGGCGGCGCTGGCAAACGGGTTCTCGGATGCGTCGCTGGACGGCGCGACCGTCGATGCCGCCGATCTGATGGGCGATATCCATGCAACGCCGGAATATCGCGCGCATCTGATCGCGGTGTTGGCCAAGCGTGCCGTCACGGCCCTTGGCTAGGCCGCACGATGTCTGAAAAGACTGATGCCGGGCCTGGCGCCCGGCATCTTTATGTCTGCACTGCGTTGGTTTTATCGACGTTGGGGTGACGTAGCAAAGCCCTGGGTATGGTTTGCGTTTCAGCCGCAGCCCATAGCACCGCGCTCTGTGTCATTCCGCAGCATTGGCCGCAGCTTCCGGCTTGGTCAGCGCCTGCCAGGCATCGAACTGCGACAGAAACACCCGGCCGTTCAGATCATCCACAAAGTGAGAACGCTTTAGCTTGTCCATCACCGGCCCCTTGACCTCTGAAAGGTGCAGGCCGACGCCCATATCCTTGAGGCGATGGTTGACCGCCTCAAGGCTTTCAAGGGCCGAATAATCCACCTCGTTTACCGCCGAGAACATCAAGACGACGTTTCGGATGGCGCAACCTTCGGTGACACGCCTCTGGATCAAGTCCTCCAGAAAGCGCGCATTCACGAAATAGAGGCTTTCATCGACGCGCAATGTCACCAGCGCCGGGTCGGTCTCGACCTCGTGCCGGTCGATGTTGCGAAAGTGCTGACTGCCGGGGACAAGACCAACTTCGGCCACATGAGGGCGCGAGGTCTTGTAAAGATGCAGCAGCACAGAAGTCGCGACGCCGGAGGCAACGCCGATTTCGACGCCAAGGGTCAGCGTCAGCAGGATGGTCGCTGCGACCGCGATGAAATCGGCGCGCGAATAGGCCCAGGTCTTTTGCAGGATCAACAGATCGACAAGGCTGAGAACAGCGACGATGATCGTGGCGGCCAGCGTGGCATTGGGCAGATAGTAGACCAGCGGTGTCAGCGCCACCGCAGCGACGGCAAGGCCAAGGGCGGTAAAGATGCCTGCCGCCGGGGTCTCGGCGCCGGCGTCGAAATTCACCACCGACCGCGCAAAGCCGCCTGTCACGGGATAACCGCCGGTAAAGGCCGCGCCGATATTTGCCGCGCCAAGGCCGATCAGTTCCTGATCCGGGTCGATGCGCTGACGTTTCTTGGCCGCCAGTGTCTGCGCCACAGAGACGCTTTCGACAAAGCCGATGATCGAGATCAGGATGGCCGGCACCAAGAGCGCGCCCAAGAGATCGGGCGACAGGCCCGGCATGGTCAGGGGCGGCAGGCTTTGCGGCACCGCGCCCACGATCTTGACGCCCTGATCTGCCAGCCCGAACCCCCAGACCGTGACGGTCGTGGCGACGACAGCGGCGACGGGCCCGGCCTTGGTCAGAATATCGGCCAATAGTGGCGGCACGCCAAGGCCGAGCAGGGTCGGTTTGAGGTTCTTGCGCACCCAGAACAGGAAAGCCGTCGCAAGCACCCCGATGACAACCGTGATCCAGTTGACCTCGTTCAGGTGCTCAAGGATCGAACTTAGCATTTCAGGCAAGGTATGCCCCTGCGCGCTGACGCCCAGGATGTGCTTTAGCTGGCTGGTTGCAATCAGGATGCCAGAGGCGGTGATGAAGCCCGCAATCACCGGATGGCTGAGAAAATTGGCAAGAAACCCCAGCCGGAACACGCCCATCAAAAGCAGAAATCCGCCCGACAGAAACGCAAGCGTCAGGGCCGCGACGGCATAGCCTGCGGTGCCCTGCTGGGCGACTTGTCCCACTGCCGAGGCGGTCAGCAGCGACACCACAGCGACCGGCCCGACCGCCAGCGCGCGGCTGGTTCCGAAGATCGCATAGAGGATAATTGGCGCAATCGAGGCGTAGATACCCGCCTCGGGCGGCAGCCCCGCCAGCAGTGCATAGGCCAGCGATTGCGGGATCAGCATGATCGTCACGATGACCGCTGCGATCAGGTCGTTGGAGAACGCCGACCTGTTATAGGTGCGGCCCCAATCGAGGATGGGTAGATACTTTCGCAAGCTGGGCATCGTTGGATCACATTCCTCAAAGACTGGTCAGCACAGAAGGGGCCCCACACGCGCGCCTTTGGCCGGGACGGGATACCCGGACCGTGAGATCAGCGGCGGAATCCTCCGCCGCCGATGGGATCGCGGCTGCCCTTATTCTGCCGCGACCTTCAATGGCTCGGGCTTGGCCATCCATTCCTTGCCCTTCAACATGGCCTGCCAATAGATTGAAGGCAGCATCCGTTCCTTGAGAAACCACGCCGCACGGGTCGGCTTGGTACCGTCTATCGCCCAGGCCGGGAACGAGGGTTTGAGGACGCCACCATAGCCGAACTCGGCCAGGACGATCTTGCCGCGCTCTACCGTCAGCGGGCAAGAGCCGTAACCGTCATAGGCGGCGGTTGGTGAATGGCCTGCGATGTCGGCGACGATATTGTCAGCCACGGTCGGCGCCTGCTTGCGCGCCGCTGCGGCTGTCTTGGCATTGGGGGCGTTCATCACGTCGCCCAGTGACCAGATGTTGTCATAGCTCTTGTGACGCAGGGTCGCCTGATCGACATCGACCCAGCCTGCCGCATCGGCCAAGGGCGACACCCGGATAAAGTCGGGCGCCACCTGCGGCGGGCAGACATGCATCATGTCGAACTCGACCGTGACCTCCTGTGGGTCAGTGTCAGGCTTTGCAACCTTGAACGTGGCCTTTTTCGCCGAACCGTCGACAGACACCAGATTGTGGAAAAAGTTCAGGGTCGCATCGTATTTCTCGATGTATTTCATCAGCGCGGGAACGTAGTCCTTGACGCCAAACAGCACACCGCCCGCATTCATGAACTGGATGTCGATATTGCCCAGTACCTTGCGGCGGAACCAGGCATCCGCTGAGAGATACAGCGCCTTCTGCGGCGCGCCGGCGCATTTGATCGGCATCGGCGGCTGTGTGAAAAGCGCGCGCCCCTGTTTCATCTCTTGCACCAGTTGCCAGGTGTAGGGCGCCAGATCATAGCGGTAATTCGACGTCACGCCGTTGCGACCCAGGGTTTCCTCCAACCCCTCGACCTGCCCCCAGTCGAGCTTGAGGCCCGGGCAGACAACCAGCCGGTCATATTTGACCACCCGGCAGCCATCGAGGACGACGGCGTTATTTTGCGGTTCGAAGGCGGCCACGGCGGCCTTGATCCAATGCACACCTTTGGGGATCAGGCTGCCCATCGTCTTGGCGGTGGATTTCGCGTCAAAGATGCCGCCACCGACCATGGTCCAGCCGGGCTGATAGAAATGGATATCCGCCGGATCGATCACCGCGATCTGCAGGTCGGGTTTGCGGGACTTGAGGCTCGCGGCAACGGAAATGCCGCCCGAGCCTGCGCCGACGATCACAACCTGAAAATGCGCATCCCCGGTATCGGTCGGGGTCTTGCCACCATTGGCAATGCGCCGGGCAACGCCGTTCATGTCATAGCCTGCGGCCTTGGTGGCGGCGAGGATCTCGGCCATCGGACGATTTTGCGCCTCGTGCAGTGACCACAGCGTCGCCGAGCGCGTGCCGGTGCGGCAATAGGCCAGAATAGGGCGCGGCAGATCGTTCAGCGCGTCGGCAAAGGACGCCACATCCGCATCCGTCACCATGCCGCTTTGAACGGGGACATAGCGGACGTCCAGGCCGGCGGCTTTCGCGGCCGCCTCGATCTCGGCGAAGCCGGGCTGGTCCGCACCCTCTCCGTCGGGGCGATTGCAGATGATGGCGCGGATCCCCTCGGCCTTGATTGCCTCCATGTCCTCGGGGGCGATCTGCGGGCTGACGACAAACTTCGGCGATATCTTCTTGATATCCATTTCGGGTTCCTCCCTTTCAGCGCATCAAAGGCCGTTGACCGGTACTTTCAGCATCGGATTGCCGTCCTTGTCCTTCGGCACCTCGCCGCCGCGCATGTTCACCTGCAACGAGGGAATGATCAGCCGGGGCATCCCCAGTTGGGCATCGCGCTCGGTCCGGAACTTGACGAAATCCTCTTTCGTCTTGTCGCCGCCGACATGGATATTATGCGCCTTTTCCTCGCCCACCGTGGTTTCCCACTGAATATCGCGGCCATTGGGGCCGTAATCGTGGCACATGAACAGCCGCATGTCGTCGGGCAGGGCCAGCACCTTCTGGATGCTGTCATAAAGCACACCGGCATCGCCGCCGGGAAAGTCGGCACGTGCCGATCCGCCATCGGGCATGAACAGCGTGTCGCCGACAAAGGCCGCGTCGCCCATCACATGCACCATGCAAGCGGGCGTATGCCCGGGCGTGTACATCGCGAATGCCTGCATATTGCCAATCGTGTAGGTATCGCCGTCCTCGAACAGGTGATCGAACTGGCTTCCGTCGCGCTGGAATTCGGTGCCCTCATTAAAGACCTTGCCGAAGGTATCCTGCACGACCAGGATCTTTGATCCGATGCCGATCTTGCCGCCCAGCTTTTGCTGGATGTAGGGCGCGGCGCTGAGGTGATCGGCGTGGACATGCGTCTCGATGACCCACTGCAGGTCAAGGCCCTGCGTCTCGATCTGGCGGATCAACTCATCGGCGTGGTCATAGGTGATGCGCCCCGCCGCGTAATCGATATCCATCACACTGTCGACGATGGCGCAGGCATTGGATGACGGGTCCTTGACGATATAGCTGATGGTATTGGTCGCTTCGTCAAAGAATGCCTGGACCTCTGGTTTCAGGTCCATGTTCACGGGATAGCTGGTCATGTCGGTTCCTCCAAAATCTATGTTTGGTCTAAGCGGTCTTGGCCTGCGGGGATGGCAGCCGTCGGCGCAGGTAAAAGCCCACGGCGACGGCAATCAGGAACAGCGCCACCTCCCAACGGCCTGTGCCAAGGGCAGGGATCGCTGCGCCCGGGCAGAATCCTGCGATGCCCCAACCGATGCCGAAAAGCGCAGAGCCGCCCACCAGACGGGCGTCGATCGCGGTCGAGTTGGGCAGTTGGAACCGCCCGCCGAACAGCGGCGCATCGCGACGCCACACCAGCCTGTAGCCGACGAATGTGATCAACACCGCGCCGCCCATCACAAAGGCAAGG is drawn from Paracoccus tegillarcae and contains these coding sequences:
- a CDS encoding xanthine dehydrogenase family protein molybdopterin-binding subunit, producing MSTGIGARVKRKEDKRFTTGKGRYTDDVRVDNQAYACFVRSPMAHAKVTGIDKAAAEAMEGVIAVLDGHQLTGDGIGNLICGWAVSSKDGSPMNMGAWSALATDRVRYVGDAVAIVIAETRQQARDAAEAVEVDYDELPVSVRSDGALESSAEQIHENAPGNLCFDWEIGDEAATDAALAGAAHITELDVVNNRLSPNPMEPRSAVAIYDTAEDHYTLYTTSQNPHVARLVLSAFYNVAPEHKLRVIAPDVGGGFGAKIYIYPEEITCLWASMKTGRSVKWTSDRSEAFLTDCHGRDHITNARMGFDADGKIVGFKVDTKANLGAYMSLFSSATPTYLYATLLSGQYDIQNVYGNVKGVYTNTVPVDAYRGAGRPEATFVVERMMETAARELGMDPAELRRRNFIQSFPHQTPVIMTYDAGDFPGNLEIGQKAADVAGFPARKAEAEARGKLRGLGYSCYIEACGIAPSAAVGSLGAGVGLWESAEVRVNPVGTIEILTGSHSHGQGHETTFAQIVGERFGLPIENVSIVHGDTDKVQFGMGTYGSRSGAVGMSAIVKAMDKVEAKVKKIAAHVLEASEDDIVIEGGEVKVAGTDKAMAWHEVGLAAYTAHNLPEGLEPGLKETAFYDPVNFTFPAGCYIAEVEVDPETGVTEIVQFTAADDFGTIINPMIVEGQVHGGATQGIGQAMLEGVVYDDSGQLITGSYMDYCMPRADDVPFYKIEHNTTICPGNPLGIKGCGEAGAIGTPPAIINAITDAIGNNDLQMPATPLKVWTALQAAKKPMAAE
- a CDS encoding (2Fe-2S)-binding protein — protein: MTKVSMTVNGKAVSRDVPDNTLLVEYLREGLRLTGTHVGCDTTQCGACVVHVNGKSVKSCTQLAASLDGAEVTTIEGIAAGNDLHPMQVAFNDHHGLQCGYCTPGMIMTGIDMVNRYQAEGKDLTEEAIRFELEGNICRCTGYHNIVKAIDDAAGKMSSVAKAAE
- a CDS encoding MBL fold metallo-hydrolase, with amino-acid sequence MTSYPVNMDLKPEVQAFFDEATNTISYIVKDPSSNACAIVDSVMDIDYAAGRITYDHADELIRQIETQGLDLQWVIETHVHADHLSAAPYIQQKLGGKIGIGSKILVVQDTFGKVFNEGTEFQRDGSQFDHLFEDGDTYTIGNMQAFAMYTPGHTPACMVHVMGDAAFVGDTLFMPDGGSARADFPGGDAGVLYDSIQKVLALPDDMRLFMCHDYGPNGRDIQWETTVGEEKAHNIHVGGDKTKEDFVKFRTERDAQLGMPRLIIPSLQVNMRGGEVPKDKDGNPMLKVPVNGL
- a CDS encoding bifunctional protein tyrosine phosphatase family protein/NAD(P)/FAD-dependent oxidoreductase, translating into MDIKKISPKFVVSPQIAPEDMEAIKAEGIRAIICNRPDGEGADQPGFAEIEAAAKAAGLDVRYVPVQSGMVTDADVASFADALNDLPRPILAYCRTGTRSATLWSLHEAQNRPMAEILAATKAAGYDMNGVARRIANGGKTPTDTGDAHFQVVIVGAGSGGISVAASLKSRKPDLQIAVIDPADIHFYQPGWTMVGGGIFDAKSTAKTMGSLIPKGVHWIKAAVAAFEPQNNAVVLDGCRVVKYDRLVVCPGLKLDWGQVEGLEETLGRNGVTSNYRYDLAPYTWQLVQEMKQGRALFTQPPMPIKCAGAPQKALYLSADAWFRRKVLGNIDIQFMNAGGVLFGVKDYVPALMKYIEKYDATLNFFHNLVSVDGSAKKATFKVAKPDTDPQEVTVEFDMMHVCPPQVAPDFIRVSPLADAAGWVDVDQATLRHKSYDNIWSLGDVMNAPNAKTAAAARKQAPTVADNIVADIAGHSPTAAYDGYGSCPLTVERGKIVLAEFGYGGVLKPSFPAWAIDGTKPTRAAWFLKERMLPSIYWQAMLKGKEWMAKPEPLKVAAE
- a CDS encoding DUF6691 family protein gives rise to the protein MKLVFALLTGLVFGTGIVISGMMDPAKVLNFFDLAGTWDPSLAFVMGGAVLITFVGYRLVWRRDAPLFGGRFQLPNSTAIDARLVGGSALFGIGWGIAGFCPGAAIPALGTGRWEVALFLIAVAVGFYLRRRLPSPQAKTA
- a CDS encoding SulP family inorganic anion transporter: MPSLRKYLPILDWGRTYNRSAFSNDLIAAVIVTIMLIPQSLAYALLAGLPPEAGIYASIAPIILYAIFGTSRALAVGPVAVVSLLTASAVGQVAQQGTAGYAVAALTLAFLSGGFLLLMGVFRLGFLANFLSHPVIAGFITASGILIATSQLKHILGVSAQGHTLPEMLSSILEHLNEVNWITVVIGVLATAFLFWVRKNLKPTLLGLGVPPLLADILTKAGPVAAVVATTVTVWGFGLADQGVKIVGAVPQSLPPLTMPGLSPDLLGALLVPAILISIIGFVESVSVAQTLAAKKRQRIDPDQELIGLGAANIGAAFTGGYPVTGGFARSVVNFDAGAETPAAGIFTALGLAVAAVALTPLVYYLPNATLAATIIVAVLSLVDLLILQKTWAYSRADFIAVAATILLTLTLGVEIGVASGVATSVLLHLYKTSRPHVAEVGLVPGSQHFRNIDRHEVETDPALVTLRVDESLYFVNARFLEDLIQRRVTEGCAIRNVVLMFSAVNEVDYSALESLEAVNHRLKDMGVGLHLSEVKGPVMDKLKRSHFVDDLNGRVFLSQFDAWQALTKPEAAANAAE
- a CDS encoding FAD binding domain-containing protein — encoded protein: MYQTKYHKPASVDDAIAALNGAEDGKFLSGGQTLLATMKQRLAAPTDLVDLRGLPDMVGISVDGDTVTIGAATTHAEVAANADLAQAIPALSALALLIGDPAVRHMGTIGGSLANNDPAADYPAAVLGLNGTIVTNQREIPGEEYFQGLFTTALDEDEVITAIRFPRPKRASYQKFANPASRFALVGVMVAETADGPRVAVTGAGSDGVFRAEALEAALANGFSDASLDGATVDAADLMGDIHATPEYRAHLIAVLAKRAVTALG